The DNA sequence AGATTTTATCTGGAACGAATTAAGTTATACTAAAGGACTACCTAAGAATTCAACTCATTGGACAGGTATGATGCGAAATAGCTTAAACGAATTAAAAACGAGAGACGGTTCTTTTCTTTTAAAAACGTTGATTGAACAAAGTTCATCAACTAAAAATTATAAATTAAATGATAATGATTTGGCAAAGATAAAACGAACTACGGTGAGAACTCACGATAAAGAAATTGATGTGGTTGTCCCAGAAGATGATGAAAAAGTCGAAGATGAAAAAGAGACACCCGAATCGATTAGAATTCAAGCTACTATTGCAAAAATAGGTGAAAGAATGGGACATAAGATTTGGTTACCTAGACGGGATAAAGGAAGGGTTATGCAACACTGGTCTCCAGATAAAGAAGAAAGTCTATTAGAAAATTTACCACTTAACTATGATGATACCACATTAAAGACGATAGAAAACATAGATGTTATATGGATCAAAGGAAGATCAATAGTTAGAGCATTTGAGGTTGAGCATACGACTTCAATCTATTCAGGAATTTTGCGAATGGCTGATTTGATGGCACTTCAACCAAATCTAAATATAAAGGCACATATTGTTGCACCAGAAGAACGAAAAGATAAAGTACTAGATGAAATCCGAAGACCTGTTTTTTCACTTTTAGAAAAGGGTCCACTCGCAGAGTCTTGCACCTATCTATCGTATGATTCAATTAAAAAAATTGCGAATGATAGAAGCCTTGGTCATCTGAAAGATACTGTGTTGGAAGATTATGAAGAAATAGCTGAAGAGTTCTAATTATTATAATTGAAGAGTAAACTAAATGAATGACATTTCAACAAAAATTGCGTTTCAAGAAAAAGTATATGAGACACTTCATAATCTAATTTCATCATCTGACAACAAGGCAACTCTCGCACTGACGATTCAGACATTTTTATTAGGGTCTATTATTGGGACTTCAATTATTACTGATATAATAGAAAAGAATATTTGTGTTAATTTTCTTTTTATCGATATCAGTTTAAAATCATTGATCATTCTATTTGGCATTTCATCTATGGTTGGCATTGGAATTTCCATTTTAGTACTCTATCCAAGAAAACCTAAGGAAAAAAACGAATCAACGAGACAAGGTCTAACATATTACTTGCATATATCTAATTATGAATCTTCCACGGAATATTCTACAAAATTGAAAAATCTAAATAACGAAGACATCTTGGAAGAATATAATAGACAGAATTTTAACCTAGCTCATATAGTCAAAAAGAAAATGCTATTAGTTAGAATAGTATTTATCTTAATTCTACTGAACATAGCACAATCTATCATCATTATTTTTTTAATATAAATTTTGGAAATATCAAATATGGGATTGCTCACTGATCTTAATAAAGAAGTTGAACAAATCTTGAAAGAACAATGGAAAACAAGAGAAGGCCAAGTTGTTCCTGAATCTGAAGACTTAAAACTTTCAAATGATGCTGTAATCCTAGAAGGAACTGTTCTATATGCCGATCTTTCAGGATCAACATACTTAGTAGATAATTACAAGCAACACTTTGCAGCTGAAATATATAAAGCTTATTTGCATTGTGCAGCAAAAATTATAAGATCTGAAGGTGGAGTTATTACAGCATATGATGGGGACAGAGTTATGGCTGTTTATATTGGGAATACTAAAAATACTTCTGCTGTGCGAACTGCACTAAAAATAAATTATTCCGTACAATACATAATTCCTCCAGCGATGAAAAAAGTCTACCCCGATGAGAAATACACAGTCTCACAAGTTGTTGGCATAGATACTAGTAACTTATTTATAGCACGTACAGGTATTCGCGGATCAAATGATCTTGTTTGGGTTGGACGAGCTGCTAATCATGCTGCTAAACTAACCTCATTGTCAGCAACCTATTCGACATATATAACAAAAGAAGTTTATGATGTCATGCTTGATTCAGTAAAGACTTCAAATGGTCGATCAATGTGGGAAATTGTTCGTTGGT is a window from the bacterium genome containing:
- a CDS encoding EVE domain-containing protein is translated as MKYYTDLFSPETYQAFSNSDRTISGFRKRQKSFVQRLEVGDKLICYVTRISRWFGVLEVISEWFEDDKPYFVGQNDPFVMRVKVKPLVWLPLDQSIPIHEDFIWNELSYTKGLPKNSTHWTGMMRNSLNELKTRDGSFLLKTLIEQSSSTKNYKLNDNDLAKIKRTTVRTHDKEIDVVVPEDDEKVEDEKETPESIRIQATIAKIGERMGHKIWLPRRDKGRVMQHWSPDKEESLLENLPLNYDDTTLKTIENIDVIWIKGRSIVRAFEVEHTTSIYSGILRMADLMALQPNLNIKAHIVAPEERKDKVLDEIRRPVFSLLEKGPLAESCTYLSYDSIKKIANDRSLGHLKDTVLEDYEEIAEEF
- a CDS encoding adenylate/guanylate cyclase domain-containing protein → MGLLTDLNKEVEQILKEQWKTREGQVVPESEDLKLSNDAVILEGTVLYADLSGSTYLVDNYKQHFAAEIYKAYLHCAAKIIRSEGGVITAYDGDRVMAVYIGNTKNTSAVRTALKINYSVQYIIPPAMKKVYPDEKYTVSQVVGIDTSNLFIARTGIRGSNDLVWVGRAANHAAKLTSLSATYSTYITKEVYDVMLDSVKTSNGRSMWEIVRWSEMDNKTIYRSNFWWTIE